The following proteins are encoded in a genomic region of Hyla sarda isolate aHylSar1 chromosome 3, aHylSar1.hap1, whole genome shotgun sequence:
- the LOC130362938 gene encoding uncharacterized protein LOC130362938: protein MPQLGTGEYPRYLLPKSVTFPPTTLVPEVDMFIKLVIRDLRRLAETRASDNLTYPQRKAVQELRALKNVVIKPSDKGGNVVLWPSHMYEKEMFRQLRDSNCYKRLTFNPLMSYQQELAHILDNAVEENILNLKQKQGLIIQYPTIPTIYLLPKIHKNALIPPGRPIVSGCNSLTEPICQFLRARRLCSTEQDFEMQARDLVKRFRERGYSNRSIKRAYWRAKKTDRASSLHRTRTNKTTDNQVRCILDYNSRSHEIRQILEQHWPVLQVDETLNGMIPSRPAIAYRRNRNLKDLLVRSHYETEEPYLFGSKGPKNGCSPCGKCLACSNILRTDMFRNSSCTKSYEIRQKINCVTKGVVYVAQCPCELLYVGMTTRELRRRVREHILDINAAANETNLQSLKTLPRHFKLKHNSDATLLKFIGIDHVPVGIRGGQWKKLVAQRETRWIFRLDTLVPHGLNEMCYETYQPGPSRDYF, encoded by the exons ATGCCACAACTAGGAACAGGTGAGTACCCGCGCTACCTTTTACCTAAGAGTGTCACCTTCCCTCCTACGACTTTGGTTCCTGAGGTGGATATGTTTATCAAATTGGTAATTAGGGACTTGAGACGCCTGGCAGAAACAAGAGCCAGTGACAATCTAACATACCCCCAGCGAAAGGCTGTTCAAGAACTGAGGGCTTTGAAAAACGTGGTTATAAAACCATCAGACAAGGGGGGTAATGTTGTCCTATGGCCATCTCATATGTACGAGAAGGAAATGTTTAGACAACTACGTGATTCCAATTGCTATAAGCGACTCACTTTTAACCCCCTGATGTCTTATCAACAGGAATTAGCTCATATTCTGGACAATGCTGTGGAGGAAAACATCTTGAATTTGAAACAGAAACAAGGACTAATTATACAGTACCCGACCATCCCTACAATATATCTATTGCCGAAGATCCATAAGAACGCGCTGATACCTCCTGGAAGACCTATTGTGTCTGGGTGTAACTCCCTGACTGAACCAATAT GTCAATTCCTACGTGCAAGACGCCTGTGCTCCACGGAACAGGACTTTGAAATGCAGGCCCGTGATCTAGTGAAAAGATTCCGTGAAAGGGGCTATAGCAATCGGAGCATTAAAAGGGCATACTGGAGAGCGAAAAAAACGGATCGTGCGTCATCCCTACATAGAACAAGGACCAACAAGACAACTGACAACCAGGTGAGGTGCATTTTAGATTATAACTCTCGTAGCCATGAGATTAGGCAGATACTTGAACAGCATTGGCCCGTTCTACAAGTGGATGAGACACTAAATGGTATGATACCTTCGAGACCAGCGATTGCATATAGACGGAATAGAAACTTGAAGGACCTTCTGGTGAGGAGCCACTATGAGACTGAGGAGCCATATTTATTTGGCTCCAAGGGCCCCAAAAACGGCTGCTCCCCATGTGGTAAATGCCTTGCATGTAGTAATATATTACGGACTGATATGTTTCGCAATTCATCCTGTACCAAGTCATATGAAATTAGGcagaaaataaactgtgtaacCAAAGGGGTGGTATATGTTGCACAATGCCCATGCGAATTGCTATACGTGGGCATGACCACCAGGGAGCTCCGCCGACGGGTCAGAGAGCATATCCTGGATATTAATGCGGCAGCCAATGAAACAAACCTTCAGTCTTTGAAAACCCTACCAAGACACTTTAAACTTAAACATAACAGTGATGCCACTCTCCTCAAATTCATAGGTATCGACCACGTCCCGGTGGGTATCAGAGGTGGCCAATGGAAGAAATTGGTTGCACAAAGAGAAACGCGATGGATCTTCAGGCTGGACACACTTGTACCTCACGGCTTAAATGAG ATGTGTTATGAGACTTACCAACCAGGGCCATCACGTGACTACTTCTAG